One region of Synechococcus elongatus PCC 11801 genomic DNA includes:
- a CDS encoding cobyrinate a,c-diamide synthase has protein sequence MALIIAGERSGVGKTTITLALLSALKARQATVQSFKVGPDYIDPMFHQFVTGRDCRNLDPVLTSEDYVQRCFQKHSQTADYALIEGVMGLFDGLTGKIDTASTAHIARLLNLPILLVLNCSSTARSIAAIAYGYRNFDPRLNIAGIILNRVGSDRHLELLTDALEPLSIPILGVLRRQDEIQIPDRHLGLIPTAELPQLQAIIDRLAVLGQQCFDWERLEPLLATTDFLTQTDSSTTQSRSVKPVIAIARDRAFNFYYADNLDILRDAGAELIEWSPLQDSCFPTEAQGLYFGGGFPEVFASELSNNLSARQAVQQAVSQGMPCYAECGGLMYLCQQVIDFEKQHYPMVGAIAATAQMGSRLTLGYREATAQKNSPLLKQGQVVWGHEFHRSSLLEPVVQPLFQLKNFDGSLNYGEGWSYANLHASYLHLHFGAKPWLVQNFLKACQTIVLPSR, from the coding sequence ATGGCCCTGATTATTGCTGGTGAACGCAGCGGCGTTGGTAAGACAACGATTACGCTAGCGCTGCTGTCTGCTCTTAAAGCACGTCAAGCTACGGTTCAGTCTTTCAAGGTCGGACCCGACTATATTGACCCGATGTTTCATCAGTTTGTGACAGGTCGTGATTGTCGGAATTTAGATCCAGTTCTGACTTCAGAAGACTATGTTCAGCGCTGTTTCCAAAAGCATAGCCAGACAGCAGATTATGCCCTCATTGAAGGGGTTATGGGGTTGTTTGATGGCTTAACTGGCAAAATAGATACTGCGAGTACTGCTCACATTGCCCGTCTTCTCAATCTCCCGATCCTTCTGGTTCTGAACTGTAGTAGTACAGCGCGATCAATTGCTGCGATCGCCTACGGTTACCGGAACTTTGATCCCCGTCTAAACATTGCTGGGATTATCCTTAATCGAGTCGGAAGCGATCGCCATTTAGAACTGCTAACAGATGCACTTGAACCCCTATCGATTCCAATTTTGGGTGTCTTGCGTCGCCAGGATGAAATCCAAATCCCCGATCGCCATCTAGGGCTGATTCCAACAGCAGAGCTACCTCAACTACAAGCCATCATCGATCGCCTTGCTGTTTTGGGGCAACAGTGTTTTGACTGGGAGCGTTTGGAACCTCTTCTTGCGACAACTGATTTCTTGACCCAAACGGATAGTTCTACAACCCAATCCAGATCTGTTAAGCCCGTGATTGCGATTGCCCGTGATCGCGCCTTTAATTTCTACTATGCAGATAATTTAGATATCCTACGAGATGCAGGTGCTGAACTAATTGAGTGGAGCCCGCTTCAGGATTCTTGTTTCCCTACTGAAGCTCAAGGTCTGTACTTTGGAGGTGGCTTTCCGGAGGTATTCGCTTCTGAACTCAGCAATAATCTATCTGCGCGTCAAGCCGTTCAACAGGCAGTTTCCCAAGGTATGCCTTGCTACGCAGAGTGTGGTGGTTTGATGTATCTCTGCCAACAGGTAATTGACTTTGAAAAACAGCATTACCCAATGGTTGGTGCGATCGCAGCAACGGCTCAAATGGGCTCTCGTCTAACCCTTGGCTATCGTGAAGCAACTGCACAAAAGAACAGTCCACTTCTGAAGCAAGGGCAAGTAGTCTGGGGACATGAATTTCATCGTTCGAGCTTGCTAGAGCCGGTTGTCCAACCTCTTTTCCAGCTGAAGAACTTCGATGGCTCCCTCAACTATGGAGAGGGTTGGAGTTATGCCAATCTTCATGCTTCTTATCTGCATCTCCACTTTGGGGCAAAGCCTTGGCTCGTTCAGAATTTTTTGAAAGCATGCCAAACAATCGTTTTACCTAGTCGTTAA
- the cobJ gene encoding precorrin-3B C(17)-methyltransferase, whose protein sequence is MTAIAIVILGETSYITAARIQSALPDSIIYGLQQRTQSADQTYRDFGETVRTLFQQGQTIIGICSAGILIRSLAAVLNNKWQEPAVLAIAEDGSSVVPLLGSLQGANQLAQQLAQVFKSHAAITTTGSIRFQTTLLSPPNGYQLAFPETAKTFIADLLSGQSVKLEGTATWLETAKLSLDAQARHCIKVTHQLQQPDPYQLTYYSKTVAIFIALKNFSGDSDIAYIIQTQLTAHQIAPASIALIGLLVNQTQSVDIQTIATQFSVPIRLVRNSSTQSVSDLAKQLTHAEQIIAVDSVITIAIAEQPLDSDAIGQAAGQLSIVGLGPGAAEWLTPQARQALQQATDWIGYKTYLNLAEPWRSPRTQRHDSDNRVELDRARHALDLAATGRKVAVISSGDPGIYAMAAAVFEVLEKAENPDWQTLDIRICPGISAMQAAAAQVGAPLGHDFCTISLSDILKPWEIIAERITAAAQADFAIAFYNPVSKSRRWQLEKARDLLLAWRSPQTPVLLARNLGRPQQSMQVIALADLVADLVDMNTVVLIGSSRTRQFEAASRSWIYTPRYY, encoded by the coding sequence ATGACTGCGATCGCTATTGTAATTCTGGGTGAGACGAGTTACATCACTGCAGCCAGAATTCAGTCAGCTTTACCAGACTCAATCATTTATGGACTACAGCAGCGGACGCAGTCTGCTGATCAGACCTATCGTGATTTTGGAGAGACCGTTCGGACACTTTTTCAGCAAGGTCAAACCATTATTGGGATCTGTTCTGCCGGTATCCTCATTCGATCGCTGGCGGCAGTCTTAAACAATAAATGGCAGGAGCCTGCAGTTCTAGCGATCGCAGAGGATGGAAGTTCAGTTGTTCCCTTGCTGGGTAGCCTACAAGGCGCTAATCAGTTGGCTCAACAACTTGCCCAAGTTTTTAAGTCCCATGCAGCAATCACAACGACAGGGTCGATCCGTTTTCAAACAACGCTCTTGTCCCCTCCCAATGGCTATCAGTTAGCTTTTCCAGAGACAGCTAAAACCTTTATTGCCGATCTGCTTAGTGGTCAGTCAGTCAAACTAGAAGGGACTGCTACTTGGCTAGAGACAGCAAAACTTTCTTTGGATGCTCAGGCGAGACATTGTATTAAAGTCACTCATCAACTCCAACAGCCTGATCCTTATCAACTCACCTATTACAGTAAAACTGTTGCAATTTTTATCGCTCTAAAAAACTTCTCTGGCGACTCAGATATTGCTTACATTATTCAAACACAACTCACTGCTCATCAAATTGCCCCAGCTTCTATTGCTCTAATTGGCCTGTTAGTCAATCAAACTCAGTCTGTAGATATTCAGACGATCGCCACACAATTTTCTGTGCCAATTCGTCTCGTGCGGAACTCCTCAACACAGTCTGTTAGTGACCTAGCTAAACAGTTAACTCATGCTGAACAGATTATTGCTGTGGATTCTGTCATCACTATCGCGATCGCAGAACAACCCTTGGATTCAGATGCGATTGGTCAGGCTGCTGGACAATTGAGTATTGTTGGTCTGGGACCAGGTGCTGCAGAATGGTTAACACCGCAAGCGCGGCAAGCCCTTCAGCAAGCGACTGATTGGATTGGTTATAAAACCTATCTCAATTTGGCAGAGCCGTGGCGATCGCCTCGGACCCAACGTCACGACTCTGATAATCGGGTGGAGCTCGATCGCGCTCGTCATGCTCTAGATTTAGCGGCTACGGGCCGAAAAGTTGCGGTCATCTCTTCAGGTGATCCTGGCATTTATGCAATGGCTGCAGCTGTCTTTGAAGTCTTAGAGAAGGCAGAAAATCCAGACTGGCAGACCCTTGATATTCGTATCTGCCCTGGAATTTCTGCAATGCAAGCAGCGGCAGCGCAGGTTGGTGCCCCGCTCGGTCATGACTTTTGTACGATTTCGCTCTCAGATATTCTCAAACCTTGGGAGATTATTGCCGAACGTATTACAGCAGCAGCCCAAGCTGATTTTGCGATCGCTTTCTATAATCCAGTTTCCAAAAGTCGACGCTGGCAGCTCGAGAAAGCCCGAGATTTACTGTTGGCTTGGCGATCGCCACAAACTCCAGTTTTGCTGGCTCGTAACTTGGGGCGACCGCAGCAATCTATGCAAGTGATTGCTTTGGCTGATCTAGTTGCTGATCTAGTAGATATGAATACGGTTGTTTTAATCGGTTCTAGTAGAACCCGTCAGTTTGAGGCGGCTAGTCGTTCCTGGATTTATACTCCCCGCTACTATTAA